The following are encoded together in the Erwinia sp. E602 genome:
- the nuoH gene encoding NADH-quinone oxidoreductase subunit NuoH translates to MNWLTPEVIDVLIAVGKALVILFVVVGCGAFMSFGERRLLGLFQNRYGPNRVGWGGSLQLVADMIKMFFKEDWIPPFTDRVIFTLAPMIAFTSLLLAMAIVPVTSTWMGADLNIGLLFFLMMAGLAVYAVLFAGWSSNNKYSLLGAMRASAQTLSYEVFLGLSLMGVVAQAGSFNMVEIVNSQTHLWNVIPQFLGFMTFCIAGVAVCHRHPFDQPEAEQELADGYHIEYAGMKFGLFFVGEYVGIVTVSALIVTLFFGGWHGPWLPPIFWFAIKTAFFMMMFILIRAALPRPRYDQVMSFGWKVCLPLTLLNLLATAAVILYTAQ, encoded by the coding sequence ATGAACTGGCTGACACCGGAAGTGATTGATGTGCTGATCGCCGTGGGTAAAGCGCTGGTGATCCTGTTCGTGGTGGTCGGCTGCGGTGCCTTTATGAGCTTCGGCGAACGTCGCCTGCTCGGCCTGTTCCAGAACCGCTACGGACCTAACCGTGTCGGCTGGGGCGGCTCGCTGCAGCTGGTGGCCGACATGATCAAAATGTTCTTTAAAGAGGACTGGATCCCGCCGTTTACCGACCGGGTGATCTTTACCCTGGCACCGATGATCGCCTTTACCTCGCTGCTGCTGGCGATGGCGATCGTGCCGGTTACCTCCACCTGGATGGGCGCAGACCTGAACATCGGCCTGCTGTTCTTCCTGATGATGGCGGGCCTGGCGGTGTATGCGGTGCTGTTCGCCGGCTGGTCGAGTAATAACAAATACTCGCTGCTGGGTGCGATGCGTGCCTCCGCGCAGACCCTGAGCTACGAAGTGTTCCTCGGCCTGTCGTTAATGGGCGTGGTGGCGCAGGCCGGCTCGTTCAACATGGTTGAGATCGTTAACAGCCAGACTCACCTGTGGAACGTGATCCCGCAGTTCCTCGGCTTTATGACCTTCTGTATCGCCGGCGTTGCGGTGTGTCACCGCCACCCGTTTGACCAGCCGGAAGCGGAGCAGGAACTGGCCGATGGTTACCACATTGAATATGCCGGTATGAAGTTCGGCCTGTTCTTCGTCGGTGAATACGTCGGTATCGTCACCGTCTCCGCGCTGATTGTGACGCTGTTCTTCGGCGGCTGGCACGGTCCGTGGCTGCCACCGATCTTCTGGTTCGCTATTAAAACGGCCTTCTTCATGATGATGTTTATTCTGATTCGTGCTGCTCTGCCGCGTCCGCGCTATGACCAGGTAATGTCGTTCGGCTGGAAAGTTTGTCTGCCGTTGACGCTGTTGAACCTGCTGGCTACCGCCGCAGTGATTCTGTACACGGCGCAGTAA
- the nuoI gene encoding NADH-quinone oxidoreductase subunit NuoI — protein sequence MTLKELAVGFGTTLRSIWLIGLNAFAKRETMMYPEEPVYLPPRYRGRIVLTRDPDGQERCVACNLCAVACPVGCISLQKAEMADGRWYPEFFRINFSRCIFCGLCEEACPTTAIQLTPDFEMGEFKRQDLVYEKENLLISGPGKYPEYNFYRMAGMAIDGKDKGSAENEAPPIDVKGLLP from the coding sequence ATGACATTAAAAGAACTTGCCGTTGGTTTCGGCACCACGTTACGCAGTATCTGGCTGATTGGCCTGAACGCCTTCGCGAAACGTGAAACCATGATGTACCCGGAAGAGCCGGTTTATCTGCCGCCGCGTTACCGTGGCCGTATCGTGCTGACGCGCGATCCGGACGGCCAGGAGCGCTGCGTGGCCTGTAACCTGTGTGCGGTTGCCTGCCCGGTGGGCTGTATCTCGCTGCAGAAGGCCGAAATGGCCGATGGCCGCTGGTATCCGGAGTTCTTCCGCATCAACTTCTCGCGCTGCATCTTCTGTGGCCTGTGTGAAGAAGCCTGCCCGACCACGGCGATTCAGCTGACCCCGGACTTCGAAATGGGTGAGTTTAAACGCCAGGATCTGGTCTATGAAAAAGAGAACCTGCTGATCTCCGGCCCGGGCAAATACCCGGAATACAACTTCTACCGGATGGCGGGTATGGCGATCGACGGTAAAGATAAAGGCTCCGCTGAAAACGAAGCTCCACCCATCGACGTCAAAGGCTTGTTACCTTAA
- the nuoJ gene encoding NADH-quinone oxidoreductase subunit J — protein MEFAFYLCGLVAVVATLRVITHTNPVHALLYLIVSLLAVSGVFFSLGAYFAGALEIIVYAGAIMVLFVFVVMMLNLGGAEVQQERDWLKPGMWAGPGLLSLVLLTVIVYAIRTVNDQGIEGTMIDAKQVGISLFGPYVLAVELASMLLLAGLVVAYHIGREQRAGEVLSNRPADAAKNRKEEQL, from the coding sequence ATGGAATTTGCGTTTTATCTGTGTGGTCTGGTGGCGGTGGTCGCGACGTTGCGCGTGATCACCCACACCAACCCGGTACATGCGTTGCTGTACCTGATCGTCTCACTGCTGGCGGTCTCCGGCGTGTTTTTCTCACTCGGTGCCTATTTCGCCGGTGCGCTGGAGATTATCGTTTATGCCGGTGCCATTATGGTGCTGTTCGTCTTCGTGGTGATGATGCTGAACCTCGGCGGTGCCGAAGTGCAGCAGGAGCGTGACTGGCTGAAGCCGGGCATGTGGGCAGGCCCGGGCCTGCTGTCACTGGTGCTGCTGACGGTGATTGTCTATGCCATCCGCACGGTGAATGACCAGGGCATCGAAGGCACGATGATCGACGCGAAACAGGTCGGCATCAGCCTGTTCGGACCTTACGTGCTGGCGGTCGAGCTGGCGTCAATGCTGCTGCTGGCCGGTCTGGTGGTGGCGTATCACATCGGACGTGAACAGCGTGCGGGCGAGGTGCTCAGCAACCGCCCGGCTGACGCGGCTAAAAATCGTAAAGAGGAGCAGCTATGA
- the nuoK gene encoding NADH-quinone oxidoreductase subunit NuoK yields the protein MIPLQHGLILAAILFVLGLTGVMIRRNLLFMLISLEIMINAAALAFVVAGSYWGQADGQVMFILAISLAAAEASIGLALLLQLHRRSQNLNIDKVSEMRG from the coding sequence ATGATCCCTCTGCAGCACGGCCTGATTCTGGCGGCGATCCTGTTTGTCCTCGGCCTGACCGGGGTAATGATCCGCCGCAACCTGCTGTTTATGTTGATTAGCCTCGAAATCATGATTAACGCTGCGGCACTGGCGTTCGTGGTGGCGGGGAGTTACTGGGGCCAGGCAGACGGCCAGGTGATGTTTATCCTGGCGATCAGCCTGGCTGCAGCGGAGGCCAGCATTGGCCTGGCGCTGCTGCTGCAGCTTCATCGCCGCAGCCAGAACCTCAACATTGATAAAGTGAGCGAGATGCGCGGATGA
- the nuoL gene encoding NADH-quinone oxidoreductase subunit L — protein MNLLYLTVLFPLIGFLLLAFSRGRWSENLSATVGMGSVGLAALVTLYAGVDFFNNGQQVFNQALWTWMQVGNFKIDVNLTLDGLSLTMLSVVTGVGFFIHMFASWYMRGEEGYSRFFAYTNLFIASMVVLVLADNLMLMYLGWEGVGLCSYLLIGFYYTNPNNGAAAMKAFVITRVGDVFLAFALFILWNELGTLNFREVVELAPAHFAADNQMLQWATLMLLGGAVGKSAQLPLQTWLADAMAGPTPVSALIHAATMVTAGVYLIARTHGLFLLTPDVLHLVGIIGAVTLLLAGFAALVQTDIKRVLAYSTMSQIGYMFLALGVQAWDAAIFHLMTHAFFKALLFLSSGSVILACHHEQNIFKMGGLRKSIPLVYTCFLVGGAALSALPLITAGFFSKDEILAGALANGHLNLMVAGLAGAFMTSLYTFRMIFITFHGEEKIHAHAGKGITHHLPLLVLLVLSTFIGALIVPPLRGVLPETTELAHGSVLWLEIGSGVVAIVGILLAAALWLGKRSLVTSIANSAPGRFFSTWWFAAWGFDWLYDKVFVKPYLVIARLLSRDPLNSLMNIPAGLASLSNKGLLVSENGYLRWYLAAMSIGAVVVLGLLMVL, from the coding sequence ATGAACCTTCTCTATTTAACAGTCCTGTTTCCGCTGATCGGCTTCCTGCTGCTGGCGTTCTCCCGTGGCCGCTGGTCCGAGAACCTGTCAGCAACCGTCGGTATGGGCTCGGTGGGCCTGGCGGCGCTGGTCACCCTGTATGCCGGCGTGGATTTCTTCAACAACGGTCAGCAGGTGTTTAACCAGGCGCTGTGGACCTGGATGCAGGTTGGCAACTTTAAGATTGACGTTAACCTGACGCTGGACGGCCTGTCGCTGACCATGCTGTCGGTGGTCACCGGCGTCGGCTTCTTTATCCATATGTTCGCCTCCTGGTATATGCGTGGGGAAGAGGGCTACTCGCGCTTCTTCGCCTATACCAACCTGTTTATCGCCAGCATGGTGGTTCTGGTGCTGGCCGATAACCTGATGCTGATGTATCTCGGCTGGGAAGGCGTGGGCCTCTGCTCCTACCTGCTGATCGGCTTCTACTACACCAACCCGAACAACGGTGCGGCGGCGATGAAAGCCTTCGTCATCACCCGCGTCGGTGACGTGTTCCTCGCGTTTGCGCTGTTCATCCTCTGGAACGAGCTGGGCACGCTGAACTTCCGTGAGGTGGTAGAACTGGCACCGGCGCACTTCGCCGCTGACAACCAGATGCTGCAGTGGGCTACCCTGATGCTGCTGGGCGGCGCGGTCGGTAAATCCGCTCAGCTGCCGCTGCAGACCTGGCTGGCCGATGCGATGGCGGGTCCGACCCCGGTTTCTGCCCTGATCCACGCGGCGACCATGGTCACCGCCGGCGTTTACCTGATTGCCCGTACCCACGGCCTGTTCCTGTTAACGCCGGACGTTCTGCACCTGGTTGGCATTATTGGTGCGGTAACGCTGCTGCTGGCCGGTTTTGCCGCGCTGGTGCAGACCGACATCAAACGCGTGCTGGCCTACTCGACCATGAGCCAGATTGGCTACATGTTCCTGGCGCTGGGCGTGCAGGCGTGGGACGCGGCTATCTTCCATCTGATGACGCACGCGTTCTTTAAAGCGCTGCTGTTCCTCTCGTCCGGTTCGGTGATCCTTGCCTGTCACCACGAGCAGAACATCTTCAAGATGGGCGGCCTGCGTAAGAGCATTCCGTTGGTCTACACCTGCTTCCTGGTAGGCGGCGCGGCGCTGTCGGCACTGCCGCTGATCACTGCCGGCTTCTTCAGTAAGGATGAGATCCTTGCCGGTGCGCTGGCTAACGGTCATCTCAACCTGATGGTTGCCGGCCTGGCCGGGGCCTTTATGACGTCGCTCTACACCTTCCGCATGATCTTCATCACCTTCCACGGTGAAGAGAAGATCCACGCGCACGCGGGCAAGGGGATTACCCATCACCTGCCGCTGCTGGTGCTGCTGGTGCTCTCAACCTTTATCGGTGCGCTGATTGTGCCACCGCTGCGCGGCGTACTGCCGGAAACCACCGAGCTGGCGCACGGCAGCGTGTTGTGGCTCGAGATCGGTTCCGGCGTGGTGGCGATTGTCGGTATTCTGCTGGCCGCGGCGCTCTGGCTGGGCAAACGCTCGCTGGTGACCTCCATCGCCAACAGCGCGCCGGGTCGTTTCTTCTCCACCTGGTGGTTTGCTGCCTGGGGCTTCGACTGGCTGTACGACAAAGTCTTCGTTAAGCCTTACCTGGTTATTGCCCGGCTGCTCTCACGCGACCCGCTGAACTCGCTGATGAACATCCCGGCAGGGCTGGCCAGCCTGAGTAACAAAGGGCTGCTGGTGAGTGAGAACGGATATCTGCGCTGGTATCTGGCCGCGATGAGCATCGGTGCCGTGGTGGTGCTGGGCCTGTTGATGGTGCTGTAA
- the nuoM gene encoding NADH-quinone oxidoreductase subunit M produces the protein MLLPWLIILPFVGGLLAWQFERFGPKAPRWIALIAMGLTLVLSLQLWLQGGYSLTQATGLPQWQSEFSVPWIPRFGINFHLALDGLSLLMVVLTGLLGVMAILCSWNEIEKWHGFFHLNLLWILGGVIGVFLAIDMFLFFFFWEMMLVPMYFLIALWGHKASDGKTRITAATKFFIYTQASGLIMLIAILALVFVHYSATNVWTFNYELLLKTPMSHGVEYLLMLGFFIAFAVKMPVVPLHGWLPDAHSQAPTAGSVDLAGILLKTAAYGLLRFALPLFPNASAEFAPIAMWLGIIGIFYGAWMAFSQYDIKRLIAYTSISHMGFVLIAIYTGSQLAFQGAVVQMIAHGLSAAALFILCGQLYERLHTRDMRQMGGLWSRIKWLPGLSLFFAVANLGMPGTGNFVGEFMILTGSFQSAPVIIVIATFGLVFASVYSLIMMQRAYYGAPKSDTPLRSMSPREFLMIMVLVVLLVLVGVYPQPILDTSHAAMSNIQQWFTASISTTRP, from the coding sequence ATGTTATTACCTTGGCTCATTATACTACCCTTCGTCGGTGGCCTGCTGGCCTGGCAGTTCGAACGTTTCGGACCGAAAGCACCGCGCTGGATAGCACTGATCGCGATGGGACTGACGCTGGTCCTGTCACTGCAGCTGTGGCTGCAGGGCGGTTACTCACTGACCCAGGCGACCGGGCTGCCGCAGTGGCAATCCGAATTCTCCGTGCCGTGGATCCCGCGTTTCGGCATTAACTTCCACCTGGCGCTGGACGGCCTGTCGCTGCTGATGGTCGTGCTGACCGGCCTGCTGGGCGTGATGGCGATCCTCTGTTCGTGGAACGAGATTGAGAAGTGGCACGGTTTCTTCCACCTCAATCTGCTGTGGATCCTCGGCGGCGTGATCGGTGTGTTCCTCGCCATCGACATGTTCCTGTTCTTCTTCTTCTGGGAGATGATGCTGGTGCCGATGTACTTCCTGATCGCGCTGTGGGGCCACAAGGCTTCCGACGGCAAGACGCGAATTACCGCCGCCACCAAGTTCTTTATCTACACCCAGGCCAGCGGCCTGATCATGCTGATCGCCATTCTGGCGCTGGTGTTTGTGCACTACAGCGCTACCAACGTCTGGACGTTCAACTACGAGCTGCTGCTGAAGACGCCAATGTCGCACGGCGTGGAATACCTGCTGATGCTCGGCTTCTTTATCGCCTTCGCGGTAAAAATGCCGGTGGTGCCGCTGCACGGCTGGCTGCCGGACGCGCACAGCCAGGCACCGACCGCCGGTTCCGTTGACCTGGCCGGGATCCTGCTGAAAACCGCCGCCTACGGCCTGCTGCGCTTTGCACTGCCGCTGTTCCCGAACGCGTCGGCCGAGTTCGCACCGATTGCCATGTGGCTCGGTATCATCGGCATCTTCTACGGTGCGTGGATGGCGTTCTCTCAGTACGATATCAAACGTCTGATCGCCTACACCTCCATCTCGCATATGGGCTTCGTGCTGATTGCTATCTACACCGGCAGCCAGCTGGCCTTCCAGGGGGCAGTGGTGCAGATGATCGCCCATGGCCTGTCGGCGGCGGCGCTGTTTATCCTCTGCGGCCAGCTGTATGAGCGCCTGCACACCCGCGATATGCGCCAGATGGGCGGCCTGTGGTCACGCATCAAGTGGCTGCCGGGGCTGTCCCTGTTCTTCGCGGTGGCCAACCTCGGCATGCCGGGCACCGGTAACTTTGTCGGTGAGTTTATGATCCTGACCGGCAGCTTCCAGAGCGCACCGGTGATTATCGTTATTGCCACCTTCGGTCTGGTGTTTGCCTCGGTTTACTCACTGATCATGATGCAGCGCGCTTACTACGGTGCGCCTAAGTCAGATACGCCACTGCGCAGCATGTCGCCACGTGAGTTTCTGATGATTATGGTCCTGGTGGTTCTGCTGGTGCTGGTGGGGGTTTACCCGCAGCCGATTCTGGACACCTCCCACGCTGCGATGAGTAATATCCAGCAGTGGTTTACCGCTTCAATTTCAACTACAAGGCCGTAA
- the nuoN gene encoding NADH-quinone oxidoreductase subunit NuoN: protein MTITPQHLIALLPLLIVGLTVVVVMLSIAWRRNHFVNATLAVIGLNLALFSLYFVGQAGPMDVTPLLRVDSYSMLYTGLVILASLATCTFAYPWLSTYPDNKEEFYLLVLIAALGGVVLASANHLAALFIGIELLSLPLFGLVGYAFQQNRSLEAAIKYTILSAAASSFLLFGMALVYANSGNLGFVALGESLNDSLVQQPLLLAGIGLMIVGFGFKLSLVPFHLWTPDVYQGAPAPVTAFLATASKIAIFGVLMRLFINAPAVDSEGVRTVLGIIAVASMLFGNLMAISQRNIKRLLGYSSIAHLGYLLVALIAVQSQGLSLEAVGVYLAGYLFSSLGAFGVVTLMSSPYRGADADSLYSYRGLFWHRPILASVMTVMMLSLAGIPMTLGFIGKFYVIAVGVQAHLWWLTGALVLGSAIGLYYYLRVTVSLYLAGPELMQRDTPANWATTAGGIVVLISAVLVLLLGVYPQPLISLVQLATP, encoded by the coding sequence ATGACAATAACTCCTCAACACTTGATCGCGCTTCTACCGCTGCTGATCGTCGGATTGACGGTGGTAGTTGTGATGCTGTCCATTGCGTGGCGACGCAACCACTTCGTCAATGCGACGCTGGCGGTGATTGGTCTTAACCTGGCGCTGTTCTCACTGTACTTTGTCGGCCAGGCAGGGCCAATGGACGTCACCCCGCTGCTGCGGGTGGACAGCTACTCGATGCTCTACACCGGGCTGGTGATCCTCGCCAGCCTGGCGACCTGCACCTTCGCCTATCCGTGGCTGAGCACCTACCCGGATAACAAAGAAGAGTTCTACCTGCTGGTGCTGATTGCCGCGCTGGGCGGCGTGGTGCTGGCCAGCGCCAACCACCTGGCGGCGCTGTTTATCGGTATTGAGCTGCTGTCGCTGCCGCTGTTCGGTCTGGTGGGCTACGCCTTCCAGCAGAACCGGTCGCTGGAAGCGGCGATTAAGTACACCATCCTGTCTGCCGCAGCGTCGTCCTTCCTGCTGTTCGGTATGGCGCTGGTGTATGCCAACAGCGGCAACCTGGGCTTCGTCGCGCTCGGTGAGAGCCTTAACGACAGCCTGGTCCAGCAGCCGCTGCTGCTGGCCGGTATTGGCCTGATGATCGTCGGCTTCGGCTTTAAGCTGTCGCTGGTGCCGTTCCACCTGTGGACGCCGGACGTGTATCAGGGTGCTCCGGCACCGGTTACCGCCTTCCTGGCCACCGCCAGCAAAATTGCCATCTTCGGCGTGCTGATGCGTCTGTTTATCAACGCGCCGGCCGTCGACAGCGAAGGCGTGCGCACCGTGCTGGGTATTATTGCCGTTGCCTCCATGCTGTTCGGTAACCTGATGGCGATTTCGCAGCGTAACATCAAGCGCCTGCTCGGCTACTCGTCGATCGCCCACCTCGGCTATCTGCTGGTGGCGCTGATCGCCGTGCAGTCGCAGGGGCTGTCGCTGGAAGCGGTTGGCGTTTATCTGGCCGGCTACCTGTTCAGCAGCCTCGGCGCGTTCGGCGTGGTGACGCTGATGTCCAGCCCGTATCGCGGCGCGGATGCCGATTCACTCTACTCCTACCGTGGCCTGTTCTGGCATCGCCCGATCCTGGCCTCGGTGATGACCGTGATGATGCTGTCGCTGGCCGGTATCCCGATGACTCTCGGCTTTATCGGTAAGTTCTACGTGATCGCCGTCGGCGTGCAGGCGCACCTGTGGTGGCTGACCGGCGCGCTGGTGCTCGGCAGCGCCATCGGCCTGTACTACTATCTGCGCGTTACCGTCAGCCTGTATCTGGCCGGCCCGGAACTGATGCAGCGCGACACCCCGGCGAACTGGGCCACTACCGCGGGCGGTATCGTGGTGCTGATCTCCGCCGTGCTGGTGCTGCTGCTGGGCGTCTACCCGCAGCCGCTGATTTCGCTGGTGCAGCTGGCGACGCCGTGA
- a CDS encoding GNAT family N-acetyltransferase codes for MEIEWQDLHHGELSAARLYQLLALRSQVFVVEQRCVYQDIDGADLLGGNRHLLGLYQDRLLAYARILAPQAAGEPVKIGRVIVSSEARGLSLGSRLIKHAIACCERHWPQQPQFLSAQAHLQRFYSSAGFVATGEVYDEDGIPHIDMLRG; via the coding sequence ATGGAAATTGAGTGGCAGGATCTACACCACGGCGAGCTGAGCGCCGCCCGGCTTTACCAGCTGCTGGCGCTGCGTAGCCAGGTGTTTGTGGTTGAACAGCGGTGCGTCTATCAGGATATTGATGGGGCCGATCTGCTGGGGGGCAACCGCCATCTGCTCGGGCTGTATCAAGACCGGCTGCTGGCGTACGCCCGCATTCTCGCGCCACAGGCCGCCGGCGAGCCGGTGAAAATCGGTCGGGTGATCGTCAGCAGCGAGGCGCGCGGCCTGAGCCTCGGCAGCCGTTTAATCAAACATGCGATAGCCTGCTGTGAACGCCACTGGCCGCAGCAGCCGCAGTTTCTTTCGGCGCAGGCGCACCTGCAACGCTTTTACAGCAGCGCGGGTTTTGTAGCGACGGGAGAGGTGTACGACGAGGACGGCATTCCGCACATTGATATGCTGCGCGGATAA
- a CDS encoding glucan biosynthesis protein D, whose amino-acid sequence MNRRMFMKASMAFATLSGMSGLSTLFSQAAWAESDIADGTAVRFDFDVLKKLAADQAKHAWIGAPAPLPDTLATLTPQAYNEIQYDAGHSLWNGLDNRQLDVQFFHVGMGFKRRIRMFSVDGDRQAREIHFRPELFNYNNAHVDTKQLEGKTDLGFAGFRAFKKPELAKRDIVSFLGASYFRAVDETFQYGLSARGVAVNTFTNGKEEFPDFTAFWFETPKAEDTTFTVYTLLDGASCTGAYKFIIHCEEKRVVMEVEKHIYARKDIEQLGIAPMTTMFSCGNNERRMCDTIHPQIHDSDRLAMWTGSGEWICRPLNNPQRLTFNAYQDENPRGFGMLQLNHDFQDYQDVIGWYNKRPSLWVEPTDKWGKGAVALMEIPTTGETLDNIVCFWQPAEPIKAGSAHSYSYKLYWSGLPPVRSGLARVNATRTGMGGFPEGWAPGEHYPNVWARRFAVDFVGGDLKAAAPKGIEPVINISSGTLKQVEILYVEPINGFRILFDWYPDSDATTPVDMRLFLRTKDDTLSETWLYQYAPPPPDKRKYVDDRIMTAG is encoded by the coding sequence ATGAATCGTAGAATGTTTATGAAAGCGTCAATGGCATTCGCAACCCTGAGCGGGATGTCCGGCTTATCCACCCTGTTCTCCCAGGCCGCCTGGGCAGAGAGCGATATTGCCGACGGCACCGCGGTGCGTTTTGATTTCGACGTGCTGAAAAAGCTGGCCGCAGACCAGGCGAAACATGCCTGGATCGGCGCACCGGCCCCGCTGCCGGACACGCTGGCGACCCTGACCCCGCAGGCCTATAACGAAATCCAGTACGACGCCGGCCACTCACTGTGGAACGGCCTGGATAACCGACAGCTTGACGTTCAGTTCTTCCACGTCGGCATGGGCTTTAAGCGCCGTATCCGCATGTTCTCGGTAGATGGCGACCGCCAGGCCCGAGAAATCCACTTCCGCCCGGAGCTGTTTAACTACAACAACGCTCACGTGGATACCAAACAGCTGGAGGGAAAAACCGACCTTGGCTTTGCCGGCTTCCGCGCCTTTAAAAAACCGGAACTGGCTAAACGCGACATCGTCTCGTTCCTCGGCGCCAGCTACTTCCGCGCCGTGGATGAAACCTTCCAGTACGGTCTCTCCGCGCGCGGCGTGGCCGTCAATACTTTCACTAACGGCAAGGAGGAGTTCCCGGACTTCACCGCCTTCTGGTTTGAAACGCCAAAGGCGGAAGACACCACCTTTACCGTTTACACCCTGCTGGACGGTGCCAGCTGCACCGGTGCCTACAAGTTCATCATTCACTGCGAAGAGAAACGCGTGGTGATGGAGGTGGAAAAACACATCTACGCGCGTAAGGATATCGAGCAACTGGGTATCGCGCCGATGACCACCATGTTCAGCTGTGGCAATAACGAACGCCGCATGTGCGACACCATTCACCCGCAGATCCACGACTCCGATCGCCTGGCGATGTGGACCGGCAGCGGCGAGTGGATCTGCCGCCCGCTCAACAATCCGCAGCGCCTGACCTTCAACGCCTACCAGGATGAAAACCCGCGCGGCTTTGGCATGTTGCAGCTGAATCACGATTTCCAGGATTACCAGGACGTGATTGGCTGGTACAACAAGCGCCCGAGCCTGTGGGTGGAGCCGACGGACAAGTGGGGCAAAGGTGCGGTGGCGCTGATGGAGATCCCAACCACCGGTGAAACGCTGGATAACATCGTCTGCTTCTGGCAGCCGGCCGAGCCGATCAAGGCCGGCAGCGCGCACAGCTACAGCTACAAGCTTTACTGGAGCGGCCTGCCGCCGGTACGCAGCGGCCTGGCGCGGGTGAACGCCACCCGCACCGGCATGGGCGGCTTCCCGGAAGGCTGGGCACCGGGAGAACACTACCCGAACGTCTGGGCGCGCCGCTTTGCGGTGGACTTCGTCGGCGGTGACCTGAAAGCGGCCGCGCCGAAGGGGATTGAGCCGGTGATTAATATCTCATCCGGCACCCTTAAACAGGTGGAGATCCTCTACGTCGAACCGATTAACGGTTTCCGCATCCTGTTTGACTGGTATCCGGACAGCGACGCCACCACCCCGGTGGATATGCGCCTGTTCCTGCGTACCAAAGACGATACGCTGAGCGAAACCTGGCTGTATCAGTACGCGCCGCCGCCGCCGGACAAACGCAAATACGTTGATGACCGGATTATGACCGCCGGTTAA
- the elaB gene encoding stress response protein ElaB, producing MSVSNEPNDNRLDDDLALLTKTLEEVLKSSGDPADQKYVELKAKAEKSLDEVKTRISNASDSYYYRARQAVSRADEYVHDKPWQGIGVGATVGLVVGLLLARR from the coding sequence ATGTCTGTATCAAATGAACCTAATGACAATCGCCTGGATGATGACCTGGCGCTGCTGACCAAAACGCTGGAAGAGGTGCTGAAATCGTCGGGCGACCCGGCCGATCAGAAGTACGTTGAGCTGAAGGCCAAAGCCGAAAAGTCGCTGGATGAAGTTAAAACGCGCATCAGCAACGCGTCGGACAGCTACTACTACCGCGCCCGCCAGGCGGTATCCCGCGCCGACGAGTACGTGCATGACAAACCCTGGCAGGGGATTGGCGTTGGTGCCACCGTTGGGCTGGTCGTTGGCCTGCTGCTGGCACGCCGCTAA
- the paaX gene encoding phenylacetic acid degradation operon negative regulatory protein PaaX yields MPDKLDSFIRRSLAVQPLSGTSLIISLYGDALSQRGGEVWLGSLSALLAPLGFSDRWVRTAVFRLQKEGWLEAEKAGRRSYYRLSEHGLQQFRHAESKIYQGEPALWNGEWDLLLLDGVEKTVRARLRQSLGWLGFGQLSTTLLAAPADIRRDVTALLSELPGGEHTIWFRAQSAGERSAGCLKRQVANNWALDEMAAHYQQFIDAWRPLMLLLRDRQQQVSEQQAFELCLLLIHAWRRVVLRDPQLPDALLPPQWPGHTARHLCINLYRRLALPATRRVSQLAESRIGELPQPCAAFYQRFGGLESVGHQQATA; encoded by the coding sequence ATGCCTGATAAACTCGATAGTTTTATTCGCCGCTCGCTGGCCGTACAGCCGCTGAGCGGTACTTCGCTAATTATCTCTCTGTACGGTGATGCGCTGAGTCAGCGTGGCGGCGAGGTGTGGCTGGGTTCGCTGAGCGCGCTGCTGGCGCCACTGGGCTTCAGTGACCGCTGGGTGCGCACCGCCGTTTTTCGACTGCAGAAGGAGGGCTGGCTGGAGGCGGAAAAAGCCGGACGCCGCAGCTATTACCGACTTTCTGAACACGGCCTGCAACAGTTCCGCCACGCGGAAAGCAAAATCTATCAGGGCGAACCCGCTTTATGGAACGGCGAGTGGGATCTGCTGCTGCTGGATGGGGTGGAAAAAACCGTACGCGCCCGCCTTCGGCAGTCTCTGGGCTGGCTCGGCTTTGGGCAGCTGAGTACAACGCTGCTGGCCGCCCCGGCAGACATCCGCCGCGACGTCACCGCCCTGCTCAGCGAACTCCCCGGGGGCGAGCACACCATCTGGTTCCGCGCACAGTCTGCCGGTGAACGTTCTGCCGGTTGTCTGAAGCGTCAGGTGGCGAACAACTGGGCGCTGGATGAGATGGCAGCGCACTACCAGCAGTTTATTGACGCGTGGCGCCCGCTGATGCTGCTGCTGCGCGATCGACAGCAACAGGTCAGTGAACAACAGGCTTTTGAGCTGTGCCTGTTGCTGATCCATGCCTGGCGCCGGGTGGTGCTGCGCGATCCACAGCTGCCTGACGCACTGCTTCCGCCGCAGTGGCCGGGGCACACGGCACGCCATCTGTGCATCAATCTTTACCGGCGTCTTGCATTACCGGCTACGCGGCGGGTCAGTCAGCTGGCAGAGAGTCGAATTGGCGAGTTGCCACAACCGTGCGCGGCATTTTATCAGCGCTTTGGCGGTCTGGAGTCTGTGGGTCATCAGCAGGCGACTGCTTAA